In the genome of Paenibacillus pabuli, one region contains:
- a CDS encoding carbohydrate ABC transporter permease codes for MNMTTFTNQTRKDNSREEVQKGKVPRTGKGFATAIRYLLLALISLTMAFPFYWMVISGFKTNDEIWQFPPTFWPETFRWNNYVDAWQSAPFARYILNSTGVAAAICLIQVINSSMMAYALTHMRFRMKGVLTGLILVGYMIPSTAVYLPSYLVLSELKLLDSYTGLIVSNCVSVFSIFLIRQAFMQVSHELVEAGQLDGASHFRILWTIMTPLVRSSFAVMVLITFIDQYNNYFWPMLITKDPNLQLVSAGLRSFFVEGGAYGLAWPQIMAASAFTIAPLLILFLFTQKTIMQSVNITAGVNKN; via the coding sequence ATGAACATGACTACTTTTACCAACCAAACAAGAAAAGATAATAGCCGTGAGGAAGTGCAGAAAGGGAAGGTCCCTCGTACAGGAAAAGGATTTGCCACTGCCATCCGATATCTGCTGCTTGCTCTGATCAGTCTGACAATGGCATTTCCGTTCTACTGGATGGTTATCAGCGGTTTCAAGACCAATGACGAGATCTGGCAGTTCCCGCCAACCTTCTGGCCCGAAACGTTCCGTTGGAACAATTATGTGGATGCGTGGCAGTCGGCTCCATTTGCCCGATACATTCTGAACAGTACAGGGGTAGCTGCAGCGATTTGCCTGATTCAGGTCATTAACTCCAGCATGATGGCCTACGCGCTCACCCATATGCGTTTTCGCATGAAGGGCGTGCTCACTGGACTGATTCTGGTGGGTTACATGATTCCAAGTACCGCCGTTTATCTGCCCAGTTATTTGGTGCTCAGTGAGCTCAAATTACTGGACTCCTATACCGGACTGATCGTGTCCAACTGTGTCAGTGTGTTCTCCATCTTCCTGATTCGTCAGGCATTCATGCAGGTGTCTCACGAATTGGTGGAAGCCGGACAATTGGATGGCGCGTCGCACTTCCGCATTCTTTGGACCATTATGACGCCGCTCGTTCGTTCGTCGTTTGCCGTGATGGTGTTGATTACATTCATCGACCAGTACAACAACTATTTCTGGCCGATGCTCATTACCAAAGACCCGAATCTGCAATTGGTATCCGCAGGTCTGCGCAGCTTTTTCGTGGAAGGTGGGGCATACGGTCTCGCATGGCCGCAGATCATGGCCGCCAGTGCCTTTACTATCGCGCCGCTGCTTATCCTTTTCCTGTTTACCCAGAAAACGATTATGCAGAGTGTGAACATTACTGCCGGCGTGAACAAGAACTGA
- a CDS encoding DMT family transporter, giving the protein MTGHSYTGWILLALAIGLELSGTILMRVSDGFTRLWPSILMFVCYGASFTLLNFAVKYMPLGVAYAIWSGVGITLIGIVGHYFLGERLKAMSIVWMGFILIGIIGLKWSDS; this is encoded by the coding sequence ATGACGGGTCATTCGTATACCGGATGGATATTGCTTGCCTTAGCGATTGGATTGGAGCTGAGCGGTACGATTCTAATGAGGGTCTCGGATGGTTTTACCCGCTTGTGGCCGTCCATTCTTATGTTCGTTTGTTATGGAGCGAGCTTTACCCTGTTGAATTTTGCTGTGAAGTATATGCCGCTTGGAGTTGCTTATGCAATCTGGTCGGGCGTAGGCATTACATTGATTGGGATCGTGGGACATTATTTTCTGGGAGAACGTCTGAAGGCGATGTCGATTGTCTGGATGGGCTTCATTCTGATTGGCATAATTGGACTGAAATGGAGTGATTCCTGA
- a CDS encoding carboxylesterase/lipase family protein → MRELQVETRYGTVQGELLHGVNVWKGIPYAKPPVGELRFQAPVPPEIWNGIREAKQFGSENIQPRNPQTEAISGQPPVESEDSLYLNIWAPEKETDNPLPVMVWIHGGSFVSGAGSQPMYDGTQLVLRGDVIVVTINYRLGPLGFLHLAPLGEGFASNVGLLDQIAALQWVQDNIEAFGGDSRNVTVFGESAGSMSIAALMAMPAAKGLFHRAIMQSGASQVMPAEQASAIRDGMLKVLGVTPDDLHILKTIPVEQIIAAGETVKQQSGAGMALLFQPVLDGVTLPKSPLQAVEEGAAQDIPVLIGTTLHEGSLFIQPQVPYSEEINMVKAVDFMTPDLENRAAIADSYPKTADGQAQVMTDLFFWRSAVQYAAAQQKHAPVWMYRFDWVMPEHPLLHKSIHSIDIFFVFNTLPVLKFMNAEPDAAAAKLAGKVQDAWISFAKQGKPETAGVNWPTYEDDRATLIFNHEVELIHDPEASKRELLGL, encoded by the coding sequence ATGAGGGAACTTCAAGTTGAAACAAGATATGGCACGGTTCAAGGAGAGCTTCTGCATGGAGTGAATGTATGGAAAGGCATTCCCTATGCCAAACCACCCGTGGGTGAATTGCGCTTTCAGGCTCCGGTTCCACCCGAGATTTGGAATGGAATCAGAGAGGCGAAGCAATTCGGCTCTGAAAATATACAGCCAAGAAATCCTCAAACCGAGGCCATATCCGGACAGCCTCCGGTGGAATCGGAAGACAGTCTTTACCTGAATATCTGGGCACCTGAAAAGGAAACCGATAATCCACTTCCCGTGATGGTATGGATTCATGGTGGATCATTCGTGTCAGGTGCTGGCAGCCAACCTATGTACGATGGAACACAACTCGTCCTCCGGGGAGATGTTATCGTTGTGACGATCAACTACCGCTTGGGACCGCTAGGATTTCTGCACCTGGCTCCGCTTGGAGAGGGTTTTGCATCCAATGTGGGTTTACTGGATCAGATTGCTGCGCTGCAATGGGTACAGGACAATATCGAGGCTTTTGGCGGTGATTCGCGTAACGTCACTGTATTCGGAGAATCTGCGGGCAGCATGAGTATTGCGGCGTTGATGGCGATGCCAGCAGCCAAAGGATTGTTCCACCGTGCCATTATGCAAAGTGGAGCTTCGCAGGTCATGCCAGCAGAGCAGGCTTCAGCCATTCGTGATGGCATGCTGAAGGTTCTGGGTGTAACACCAGATGACCTGCATATCCTCAAAACCATTCCAGTGGAGCAAATCATCGCTGCTGGCGAGACGGTCAAACAACAAAGCGGTGCAGGCATGGCCCTGTTGTTCCAGCCCGTACTGGATGGAGTTACACTTCCGAAGTCGCCTCTTCAGGCAGTAGAAGAGGGCGCAGCACAGGATATCCCTGTACTGATCGGAACCACTCTGCATGAAGGCTCATTGTTCATTCAGCCTCAGGTGCCTTACTCCGAAGAGATCAACATGGTGAAAGCTGTTGATTTTATGACACCTGATCTGGAGAATCGGGCTGCCATTGCGGACAGTTATCCCAAAACTGCAGATGGCCAGGCCCAGGTGATGACGGATCTGTTCTTCTGGCGCTCGGCTGTGCAATATGCGGCTGCTCAGCAGAAACATGCACCTGTATGGATGTATCGGTTTGATTGGGTCATGCCGGAGCATCCACTGCTGCATAAATCAATCCATAGCATCGATATCTTCTTTGTTTTTAATACGTTACCTGTATTGAAGTTTATGAATGCCGAACCGGATGCTGCCGCAGCAAAACTGGCAGGTAAGGTGCAGGATGCATGGATTTCGTTTGCCAAGCAGGGCAAGCCTGAGACGGCGGGAGTAAATTGGCCAACCTACGAAGATGATCGGGCTACGCTGATTTTCAATCATGAAGTGGAGTTGATTCATGACCCGGAAGCTTCCAAACGCGAGCTTCTGGGGCTATAG
- a CDS encoding HAD family hydrolase, with translation MPELNLGSLSTPVEAILFDKDGTLLDFTVMWGFWTDRVMENFREELAARGLPFNSAEIPHIWGTFHDEQGRMNGYDVRGPLAMGTMEEVYAVLTWHGYRAGLSWAEAKIIVRECLLQAEYAMNKERPALPLPGALAFLEQCRSKGLKMGVVTADETENALSHLKWMGIESFFSVVVGTDQVGRGKPFPDMLLLACERLGVPTARVVVIGDTDGDMEMARAAGAAWRIAVGEPAHIKLADLTVRSFEELLEVEVNR, from the coding sequence ATGCCCGAATTAAACTTGGGGAGCCTGTCTACCCCGGTAGAGGCTATTTTGTTTGACAAGGATGGGACTCTGCTTGATTTTACAGTCATGTGGGGCTTCTGGACCGATCGTGTGATGGAGAATTTCCGGGAGGAGCTTGCTGCCCGTGGTCTTCCATTCAATTCAGCAGAGATTCCTCACATATGGGGAACATTCCATGATGAGCAGGGACGAATGAACGGCTATGATGTGCGGGGGCCCCTTGCCATGGGAACGATGGAGGAAGTCTACGCCGTGTTAACCTGGCATGGCTACCGTGCAGGATTAAGCTGGGCGGAAGCGAAAATAATCGTGAGGGAATGCCTGCTACAGGCAGAATATGCAATGAATAAGGAACGCCCTGCTCTGCCCCTCCCAGGCGCCCTAGCCTTTCTTGAACAGTGTCGCAGCAAGGGACTGAAAATGGGCGTTGTCACAGCGGATGAGACAGAAAATGCCCTCAGTCATCTGAAGTGGATGGGCATTGAATCCTTTTTCTCCGTAGTTGTAGGAACAGATCAGGTTGGAAGGGGAAAGCCGTTTCCTGACATGTTGCTGCTGGCGTGTGAGCGTCTGGGTGTACCTACTGCAAGAGTTGTCGTGATCGGCGATACGGACGGCGATATGGAGATGGCTCGTGCTGCAGGGGCTGCCTGGAGGATTGCTGTCGGGGAGCCTGCTCATATCAAGCTTGCGGATCTTACAGTCCGTTCATTTGAAGAATTGCTGGAAGTCGAGGTTAACCGATGA
- a CDS encoding VanZ family protein, which produces MSPYVFPVQTAFFIFVLVAMFLLVPWLIYGYRKDGFFSWSRFGVSFSFIFYLLAAYCLVILPFPTTRNTCAQQAADTVYYNLVPFTFVKDIMKETPIIWSQPASYMGMIQGRAFLQVLFNIMLLMPLGVYIRYFWQKRSYWKQALLSGFGLSLFFEITQITGFYGYYDCPYRLFDVDDLFLNTSGTVLGFFAAPILLALFPSRASIQAKSEQILEQNKVYPVPQLLALIIDGVVVVFLSNLMSIFNWSNTNVIVSTLNTMIAMLFVFFFIPSLRDGKTPGSALMRFRYVNRETGEPSSASLFKRLLALYVPWLFVTIARIINDYALLNKNAMLEPYKIWLSIGIVGFHVLILLVLFVHVLLVLFSRGKRAFYCDDVSKTQASRK; this is translated from the coding sequence ATGTCACCCTATGTTTTTCCTGTCCAAACGGCTTTCTTTATTTTTGTCCTTGTTGCCATGTTTCTGCTGGTGCCTTGGTTAATCTACGGATATCGGAAAGATGGATTTTTTAGCTGGTCGCGGTTTGGCGTCAGCTTTTCATTTATTTTCTACTTGCTGGCTGCATATTGTCTGGTTATTCTTCCTTTCCCGACGACTCGTAATACATGTGCACAGCAAGCAGCGGATACCGTATATTACAACCTTGTTCCGTTCACCTTTGTAAAAGATATTATGAAAGAAACGCCAATCATCTGGTCTCAACCCGCCAGCTATATGGGAATGATCCAGGGCAGAGCTTTTCTGCAGGTTCTGTTCAACATAATGCTTCTCATGCCACTTGGCGTGTATATTCGTTATTTTTGGCAAAAGAGATCGTACTGGAAACAGGCTTTGTTAAGCGGGTTCGGCTTATCCCTGTTCTTTGAGATTACCCAGATCACCGGCTTCTACGGTTATTATGATTGCCCGTACCGGCTGTTTGACGTGGATGACCTGTTTCTGAATACTTCAGGAACAGTACTTGGATTCTTCGCAGCGCCCATCCTGCTTGCCCTATTTCCGTCTCGTGCCAGTATTCAGGCGAAGAGCGAGCAGATTTTGGAACAAAACAAGGTCTATCCTGTGCCTCAATTACTGGCGCTTATCATTGACGGTGTAGTTGTTGTATTCCTGTCCAATCTGATGTCCATATTCAATTGGAGTAATACAAATGTAATCGTCAGTACGCTAAATACGATGATCGCCATGCTGTTTGTATTTTTCTTTATTCCATCATTACGAGATGGCAAGACTCCAGGGTCCGCTCTCATGCGGTTTAGATATGTTAACCGGGAGACTGGCGAGCCTTCCAGCGCATCCCTGTTCAAAAGGTTGCTGGCGCTTTACGTCCCTTGGCTGTTTGTGACCATTGCTCGAATCATAAACGATTATGCTTTGCTAAACAAAAATGCGATGCTCGAGCCCTATAAAATATGGCTCTCTATCGGCATTGTTGGTTTTCATGTGCTGATTCTCCTGGTATTGTTCGTTCATGTCTTGCTGGTGCTGTTCTCCCGGGGCAAGCGAGCCTTTTACTGTGATGATGTATCCAAGACACAAGCATCCCGAAAGTAA
- a CDS encoding metallophosphoesterase family protein, translating into MENKNKYVQPIVSFQVITDTHVREQADHIHNRHLEKALEDIATYSHGSSGIMHVGDVTDRGLQQEYQELQRILEAQGGSLPSILYTVGNHDIGAMVWGDPPLNLTTMTRQEVGEVLGHSTDMGQVEAQDIEKPKESITIDALWQKRLNDFTAITGMNGSYHDHWINGYHYIFLGTEQPHPKDCDMSAEQLQWLEAKLSEQAAADQPIFVFLHQPLMDTVAGSMKEQGWYGVNQDAALKAVLSRYPQAILFSGHTHWQLQAQRTMYEGGGQMPTMFNASSVAYLWTDEDEHLDGSESLHVDVYHDRVVVKGRDHVTGSWIEGAKYTVYYPVKVKGSN; encoded by the coding sequence ATGGAAAATAAAAATAAATACGTACAGCCGATAGTCAGCTTTCAGGTCATTACGGACACACATGTAAGAGAGCAGGCAGATCATATCCATAACCGTCATTTGGAGAAAGCGCTGGAAGACATCGCAACGTATAGCCATGGAAGCAGCGGAATTATGCATGTGGGTGATGTTACTGATCGTGGACTGCAGCAAGAATACCAGGAGTTGCAGCGGATATTGGAGGCTCAAGGTGGTTCACTGCCTTCAATCCTTTACACTGTAGGCAATCATGATATTGGGGCCATGGTATGGGGAGATCCACCGCTGAACTTGACTACAATGACCCGGCAAGAGGTGGGTGAGGTGCTGGGGCATTCAACGGATATGGGCCAAGTCGAGGCTCAAGATATCGAGAAACCCAAGGAATCCATTACGATTGATGCATTGTGGCAGAAAAGGTTGAACGATTTTACAGCAATTACAGGTATGAACGGGTCGTACCACGACCACTGGATCAACGGTTATCATTATATCTTCTTGGGTACGGAGCAGCCTCATCCGAAAGATTGCGATATGTCTGCCGAACAACTGCAATGGCTTGAAGCGAAGCTGTCCGAGCAGGCCGCTGCAGACCAACCCATTTTTGTCTTTCTCCATCAACCGCTGATGGATACAGTCGCGGGTTCCATGAAGGAACAGGGTTGGTATGGCGTGAATCAGGACGCAGCATTAAAGGCTGTTCTAAGTCGTTATCCGCAGGCAATTCTCTTCTCCGGGCACACCCATTGGCAATTGCAGGCTCAGCGCACCATGTACGAAGGAGGTGGGCAGATGCCAACGATGTTTAATGCCTCCTCCGTAGCTTATCTCTGGACAGATGAGGATGAGCATCTGGATGGAAGTGAGAGTTTACATGTAGATGTGTACCATGACCGCGTCGTTGTTAAGGGGCGTGATCATGTAACGGGCAGCTGGATTGAAGGCGCGAAATATACGGTTTATTATCCGGTAAAAGTAAAGGGTAGTAATTAA
- a CDS encoding GbsR/MarR family transcriptional regulator: MGKEAAEDQNHSSLSYRPELREKVIGAIANTMDLYGVNHSFGQLYGIMYFEDRPMTLEEMKTSMNMSKSNMSYAVRSLTESQMIYKLEEKRERQDLYLAETNFFTTFQNFFGAKLQREIDVMQKSLREVIPELSEIILARTTPPEEREDALRDLHKLQHAEQYYEWLQGFVDQLRDGAFYKDAP; the protein is encoded by the coding sequence GTGGGAAAAGAAGCTGCCGAGGACCAGAACCATTCTTCGTTGTCCTATCGGCCTGAGCTGAGGGAGAAAGTTATTGGCGCAATTGCCAATACGATGGATCTGTACGGAGTCAATCACTCATTTGGTCAACTGTATGGCATTATGTATTTTGAAGATCGACCTATGACGCTCGAAGAGATGAAAACGTCCATGAACATGAGCAAAAGCAATATGAGTTACGCTGTACGTTCGCTTACCGAATCTCAGATGATCTATAAATTGGAGGAAAAGCGGGAACGCCAGGATCTGTATTTGGCAGAAACCAACTTTTTCACTACGTTTCAGAATTTCTTCGGAGCCAAGCTCCAACGGGAGATTGATGTGATGCAAAAAAGCCTTCGCGAGGTCATTCCGGAGTTATCGGAGATTATTCTTGCCAGAACAACTCCACCGGAGGAACGGGAAGACGCTTTGCGGGATTTGCATAAGCTTCAGCATGCCGAGCAGTATTATGAGTGGTTGCAGGGATTTGTAGACCAACTGCGGGATGGTGCTTTTTACAAAGACGCCCCATGA
- a CDS encoding carbohydrate ABC transporter permease, which produces MRVKLWRETEAVLFTLPALIPLLIFWLGPLGYIVYLSFTDWDFMSPDKLFVGLDNYSYLLTNSEFYRSLKVTLLFGLGSVVPTIVGGLALALLMNSKIKSSGLFRTLLFSPWVTPTVAVSIAWSWIFEPEVGLANLLLGWVGISPIGWLRDANWALVAVLIVTLWKSIGWSMVFYLVALRNLPSDLLEAASIDGAGSWDKFRSITLPLISPTTFFLSIILTIQSLQAYDQINVMTQGGPAGSTRTLLYMYYQSAFESFNVGEASSIAVVIILICVLLSGVSFLLGRRLVHY; this is translated from the coding sequence TTGCGTGTAAAACTATGGAGGGAAACAGAAGCGGTTCTGTTCACTCTTCCTGCCCTTATTCCCTTACTTATTTTCTGGCTGGGGCCTTTGGGATACATTGTTTATCTGAGTTTTACAGATTGGGACTTCATGAGTCCTGACAAATTATTCGTCGGTTTGGATAACTACAGCTATCTGCTAACCAATTCTGAATTTTACCGCTCATTAAAAGTTACGCTGTTGTTCGGTCTTGGAAGTGTCGTGCCCACGATCGTTGGTGGATTGGCGTTGGCACTGCTCATGAACAGCAAGATTAAATCCTCCGGTCTGTTCAGGACGCTTCTTTTCTCCCCATGGGTGACCCCGACTGTCGCGGTTTCCATTGCGTGGTCCTGGATTTTCGAGCCGGAAGTGGGGCTTGCTAATCTGTTGCTTGGCTGGGTCGGGATTTCCCCGATCGGCTGGCTGAGAGATGCAAACTGGGCACTGGTGGCTGTTCTCATCGTCACGCTGTGGAAATCGATCGGCTGGTCCATGGTATTCTACCTGGTCGCATTGCGTAATCTGCCATCCGATTTGCTTGAAGCCGCATCGATTGATGGAGCAGGCAGCTGGGACAAGTTCCGAAGCATTACACTGCCGTTAATCTCGCCAACTACGTTTTTCCTGTCCATCATCCTGACGATCCAGTCGCTTCAGGCCTACGACCAGATCAACGTGATGACCCAAGGGGGACCGGCTGGATCAACAAGAACGTTGCTCTATATGTATTACCAGTCTGCATTTGAATCCTTCAATGTCGGCGAAGCTTCTTCCATCGCTGTTGTTATTATTCTGATCTGCGTTCTGCTGTCAGGGGTATCCTTCCTGCTTGGCCGACGCCTGGTGCACTACTGA
- a CDS encoding ABC transporter substrate-binding protein, with protein MKLGQASMKWRNKLKLRWRGGMSLVLAASFALITACGSSADSGTGTGSDAAAANGTDPASSSPVEIEFWYGLGGNLGDNMKKTIDAFNASQSEVVVKGIVQADYTETEQKLQAAIASKKVPAAVLSSNIDWARKGYYASLDELIAADQSFNKEDYVQTFLEQGKVDGKQYFLPMYGTTQIMYYRMDALKENNIDPATLTTWEALAEAAAKMSKQENGKTTFYGWEPMWGSDNMIDAVLGKGGKILSDDGKTVTIDSPEWIETWELFRKWINEDKTMGIHFGGQGWEYWYKTIDDVMKNKAAGYTGSSGDQGDLDFSIVAAMEQPGWEGVGQGKPVASAIMAGIPAEASPEQQQAAYKWLTYFSETANTASWSMNTGYIAVRQSAQEDPAFKTFSEENPQIKVPLQQASHASAPFQDPTGGKINDALKAAADQVQINNIPAAQALKEAKEKAQKELDRVK; from the coding sequence ATGAAGTTGGGTCAAGCAAGCATGAAATGGCGGAACAAATTAAAGCTCAGGTGGAGAGGGGGCATGTCGCTGGTACTGGCTGCGAGTTTTGCCCTGATCACCGCGTGTGGTTCCTCAGCTGATAGCGGCACAGGCACAGGTTCAGATGCAGCTGCTGCGAATGGAACTGATCCTGCATCAAGTAGTCCGGTAGAGATTGAGTTCTGGTATGGTCTTGGTGGTAACCTGGGAGATAACATGAAGAAGACGATTGATGCCTTCAATGCATCCCAGAGCGAAGTCGTTGTGAAAGGGATTGTACAAGCCGATTACACGGAGACCGAACAGAAGCTTCAAGCAGCTATTGCCTCGAAAAAAGTACCTGCGGCTGTACTAAGCTCCAACATCGACTGGGCGCGCAAAGGATACTATGCATCCCTGGATGAGCTGATCGCTGCCGATCAGAGCTTTAACAAGGAAGACTATGTGCAGACCTTCCTGGAACAGGGGAAAGTAGACGGCAAGCAGTATTTCTTACCAATGTACGGAACAACGCAGATCATGTATTACCGTATGGATGCGCTGAAAGAGAATAATATCGATCCTGCCACTCTGACGACGTGGGAGGCACTTGCTGAAGCGGCAGCGAAGATGAGCAAGCAGGAGAATGGCAAGACAACCTTCTACGGCTGGGAGCCGATGTGGGGTAGCGATAACATGATCGACGCCGTGCTGGGCAAAGGCGGGAAGATTCTGAGTGATGATGGTAAGACCGTAACGATTGATTCACCGGAATGGATAGAGACGTGGGAGTTGTTCCGCAAGTGGATTAATGAAGACAAGACCATGGGTATTCATTTTGGCGGCCAAGGCTGGGAGTACTGGTACAAAACGATTGATGATGTCATGAAAAATAAAGCGGCTGGATACACCGGTTCCAGCGGTGACCAGGGAGATCTGGATTTCAGTATCGTTGCAGCCATGGAACAACCAGGCTGGGAAGGTGTAGGCCAAGGCAAACCTGTAGCGAGTGCAATTATGGCAGGTATCCCGGCTGAAGCAAGTCCAGAACAGCAGCAAGCAGCCTATAAGTGGCTGACGTATTTCTCGGAAACAGCCAACACAGCATCTTGGTCCATGAACACAGGTTACATTGCAGTTCGTCAATCCGCTCAGGAAGATCCTGCATTCAAAACATTCAGTGAAGAGAACCCGCAAATCAAGGTTCCACTTCAGCAGGCTTCCCATGCTTCGGCTCCGTTCCAAGATCCGACCGGAGGCAAAATTAATGATGCACTGAAGGCTGCAGCAGATCAGGTACAGATTAATAACATTCCAGCTGCTCAAGCACTGAAAGAGGCCAAGGAAAAGGCCCAAAAAGAATTGGATCGAGTGAAATAA